A window of Gossypium hirsutum isolate 1008001.06 chromosome D13, Gossypium_hirsutum_v2.1, whole genome shotgun sequence genomic DNA:
CCCCTCATCAACCATATGATCCTCATCCTCTAGCAAATGACTCAAGTTAGCATATTCAAAGAGACTGAATTTGTCCCCTTCTCTCGAACTGGAAAGATTTTCAGTGAAAACCTCAAATTTAGCTTTTGCAAAAGCGGTGATTTGAGGTGGCACATGGAATTTTAATAGGCTTAATTCTTCCAATCCACTAGAAGTAAAAGCTGGAGAATTAGCTGCTAGAACTGAAAAGTAAGCAAAGGCCAAAACCATAAGCAAAACAATGAACTTTGATTTAGTGCAAAAACGTTGCTTGGACCTTCTTTTGGCCTCAAAACTCTCTTCAACCGTGGCAGCAGCATCCTCAGATTCTCTCTGGGAACCTTCGGACTCTGTTTCTCCGGTGTCGTAATAGCTTTCCGTTGCTAAGCACTCCTTGAGTTGCTTGCCATCTTGTTCCTGATAAAGCTCGATTCGAGGATTTGGCCTGTAATGAAGAAACTGAGGCCTTGGAGAAAGGTAATTGGTTTGGGGGTCATGAGGAAGCATCAATGGATCTGCATCAAGTGGTGCTAAAATTGAAACTTTAGGACTAATCTCAAAGCTGGGAATCACTTGAACCGAATTGGCATTGCCTTCCAAAGGCTCCTTACATTCATTATCTTCCATGATCATGCTTTTAACATCAGAAAATGAAACCTTCTTCGGCTTCAAAGCAATCTCCGATGTTGATTCATTATGTTGCATGATTAGACTTTTGACATCAGAGAATGAAACAGAAGATCGAGCCAGCTCGTTTCTCTCTACCAAGATTTTCTTTCTAGGTGACGCATTGATCTTCGAAGCAGCCGAGATTGTCGGTGCCATGAAATTCTTTTTACCCTTTGAAACAGCTGGTGATCTGAGTCTTGTTGGTTTTGGATTTTGGTCTATATAATTCTCCTTGTTGGGATCACGCAAAGAAGCTACACTTTCTCTGTCAGTTGAATGCCTTCGAGAAAAATCTAGAAAAGGAAAATGATAAAAAGTACAAATACAAATATCAGAACCATAATTCTTACTGTTTGGTTGCTAGGAAAATCTCTCACcattgcaaataaataaaagcaacATTCAGTACTTGCAAGTTTGCAACTTTTATCAACTTGGTCTGTAGACCTTTTTTAGTCTgtctttgaatttgaatttttacaaacaatttaattttttaacaccTTTAAAGTCATGTTATCAcccgatttttttaaaaatatataatttttaaagattattttatttatcttaaaaccTTCAGATCATGACATAATATAATCTTAAAATGTGATATTATCACCTCTTAACgaggttaaaaaaattaaattaatttatgaaattcAAGTTAGGAAATTAAATCCCACTAACCAATAATGATTTAAACTTACAATGATAAACCTGGAAAATTGAAATTTCTAAAACAATTCAAACTCAAGTGTGAATGTTCATTTTCTACCCAAACAAGCAGATcattattttctaacaaaactaACATAAGACGAAACAAAAACACGAACCCAAATTTCCTTTTCGATATTCCCTTTAGAACCCAGATTAATGTCTCAAATTTTCTTTACATTTGTTTCATACCCTTAATTCCTTTTGCCAGAAACAGATAATTAAAACTCTAAAAAGAACGAATAGAAGAGTGAAAGAAAATGGAACCTGAAGGGCTATTAGCCGGAGTGTTGAGGTTAAATGCTTTGGGATTTGTGATAACAGCCGGCATTGTAAAAGGGCTTCCATTGAAACTTCTCCTTGTGGGATCGCAGAGTTCGGATTTTCTCATATTAGCGTTCGTTCTACATGGAATCGACGATGAAGAAGTTCTGGAAAGTGATgtcattattgaaaatttttgtttgcTTTGTTTCGTTTATTGTTAGTTTGATTGAATGTGATgcgggtttagggttttagaatgGAAAACAACAAAATCTTGGATGGTAATGGTAAAAGATTGTGATTGGGGAAATGTGAAAGAAAATTTGATGAGCGGATGGATGGGTAATGTAAAAATGGAACACAACGGCTAGTTTGTTTCAAAAGCAGAGATTCTGATTCTGGGATTTTGAGTTTTGACCGTTGGAATTTGAAAAGGTCTTGGAACGAAAGTGAACCGTTCGATTCATTGTTTCTGCTGCCGTTTGATACCGCTGGTTCTACATCGTCATTGTCTTTACGGTAAATTCCAGTCACTCAActataaaaaatttttattttaagtatttaaaataaaaaaatttacaatttaaacaatctcatttttttctgattgagtcttagctcaattggCATCAGTATTGTTGCCAATACAAAAGCACATGGGTTCAAGTGCACTGAaacacattatcctcttatttaagaatTATGGAGAATTATAGATAATTCtaaacattatattaaaaaataaatattaagaatcATGATGT
This region includes:
- the LOC121203169 gene encoding uncharacterized protein codes for the protein MTSLSRTSSSSIPCRTNANMRKSELCDPTRRSFNGSPFTMPAVITNPKAFNLNTPANSPSDFSRRHSTDRESVASLRDPNKENYIDQNPKPTRLRSPAVSKGKKNFMAPTISAASKINASPRKKILVERNELARSSVSFSDVKSLIMQHNESTSEIALKPKKVSFSDVKSMIMEDNECKEPLEGNANSVQVIPSFEISPKVSILAPLDADPLMLPHDPQTNYLSPRPQFLHYRPNPRIELYQEQDGKQLKECLATESYYDTGETESEGSQRESEDAAATVEESFEAKRRSKQRFCTKSKFIVLLMVLAFAYFSVLAANSPAFTSSGLEELSLLKFHVPPQITAFAKAKFEVFTENLSSSREGDKFSLFEYANLSHLLEDEDHMVDEGHHHCLMFDHSVIINDQGEVEANEAVDEDEEEMEEETDAGEDDEEEDFKSSDLVPEAETDATEQEIKAEMIELDDQLDAGCNVDRKATEIKHDISKTWGPEGDESSNIAETMFPEEDSTYSSQISVDDSTINGPEDRFLVKNTTGFALLVLCLLAASALVYTKRGKPSVAAGLNENNQSQERRKTTYRRESTALSDYSTGSSSYGSVTTYDKIPRKHRGREEGIVTPVRRSSRIRNQVMTSP